In Bombus fervidus isolate BK054 chromosome 13, iyBomFerv1, whole genome shotgun sequence, a single genomic region encodes these proteins:
- the Gefmeso gene encoding guanine nucleotide exchange factor in mesoderm isoform X1, translating to MDSEADAETTAANAVDSDGSVSWEDFFGTSTDLVPQLLGMFDELARRGNGYTDHVVLPPACNIPAALQKRLSLVSHRGSIFGQFHPELSKPQPDDAMAEHPTSENTVVDIVVADDVTPEKENDALQTLENSQQENRSECTIEKKSYRRESNGLTPLRYNRRCRNAARPLSGSSVASSGSSSTSSSGCSNQGNQCTINPYLASVESLADTCASSQGSGDSGVVTVSEANCRIGDDGSDQRRNSGEEDPFNPLCHRPRYCDPHRNPMERVLLEIVDTEAIYVEHLRQVIQGYLIFWRNDSASFVDQVQLSNLFSNIEDIFEFNREFLKEIEECGLDPVCVANTFIKHKSGFKVYTEYCTNYPSTVSVLTDLMSQEKTAHAFRERQAALGHALPLGSFLLKPVQRILKYHLLLENLSKEYAADCEVRENETEGSKAIEAALAAMTDIAKHINAMKRRHEHAVRVQEIQSLLYGWPGPDLTTSGELVAEGRFRMRGAKAPRHAFLFDRMLLLTKKKEDGLLVYKAHIMCSNLMLIESIPGEPLSFHVIPFDNPRLQYTLQARNLEQKREWTLQIKRVILENYNAVIPSHARQLVLQLGQTQPEDDALADRGSAKKQHSAPPEYLEKRKQEKERRRSETGLRQKFKKGGRRSETTTEDSPASPRKNQNEDSSEQGFKTSDGRGSKVKDRFTGWRRKSEPGFQSYVCLNQSDEEQKEDTGDTGSATVETECAIIENDKHTNSPPPETKENNEQQTQAQTVEEIVGHILMQNQEFQKLLEKQRTNSIINVRQQQRFNKRISADTSDDSDSENTNYIADNSVNNRISRIRSGHRERFIKTNNTWNSLSSPRDHQPTLQLLYDNLNKTENNKSVDSNSKNKINLVQEKKALFEAFKKQSIVTESKVIKTALRIRENSTSRNEEATQPQATKENEIQIVESDKGTTENGECTTEVNQEVTESNKGFGNYDNLQHVWEGLQEEKSLDGNDSPTRPAVWLTKLCEGLPTSPQKCGSLPRSFQIHPNSNQNVTKSRFLQRDGKPMSERPFTIASDKPAEINLEDMERYASTCQPEGRIAKFPTSVSTSTSTFFCSLDDTLTDAYSEIHISSTTTNIHPDHKIYRANTSGSTIFKNVLSKAGNRLQGLRNTMSTETLECSEELERTKYFRSLSTGKLKKKSKMKHSRESSSDVEELVGCTARGVSDLRIPSVYYKQGSSSLGARIAQSDYADPSVLFFESKRFQQANSQSQTKEEKKDDEESIENRESETDSFYERSFETIENYVDADVDDAFRDSAIFSDIEEVLVARPQSSQPPEDCPPFKSKVAPPVPAKKKTESITAVNPSGHNVATTKCKPNVAQKPDYLKVKSVFLKGQQESDCKIPARSPVSESGTYHCSKNSLQSNCSSNSGEENDDVSAGQSQAGWVRKIVGQLQGHIET from the exons GAACAAGTACGGATCTGGTGCCCCAGCTGTTGGGGATGTTCGACGAGTTAGCTCGCCGGGGCAATGGCTATACCGACCACGTGGTACTTCCGCCTGCCTGCAACATACCAGCGGCACTACAGAAACGTTTGAGCCTGGTATCCCATCGAGGCTCCATATTCGGCCAGTTCCATCCTGAATTATCGAAACCTCAACCGGATGACGCTATGGCCGAGCATCCAACGTCAGAGAACACCGTGGTGGACATAGTCGTGGCTGATGACGTTACGCCTGAGAAAGAGAACGACGCGTTACAAACCCTGGAGAACAGCCAACAAGAGAATAGAAGCGAGTGTACGATAGAGAAGAAATCATATAGACGCGAAAGCAACGGTCTCACGCCACTTAGGTACAACAGACGATGCAGAAACGCTGCAAGACCGCTTTCTGGAAGCTCCGTTGCGTCCTCCGGAAGCTCGAGTACCTCCTCCAGTGGGTGCAGTAACCAGGGCAACCAGTGCACCATCAATCCTTATTTGGCGTCGGTTGAATCGCTGGCAGACACTTGCGCCAGCTCTCAAG GTTCTGGGGATAGTGGAGTGGTGACAGTTTCGGAGGCCAACTGTCGAATAGGAGATGATGGAAGtgatcaaagaagaaatagcgGAGAGGAGGATCCTTTCAATCCCCTGTGCCACAGGCCGCGTTATTGCGACCCCCATCGGAATCCTATGGAAAGGGTACTCCTTGAGATAGTCGACACCGAGGCGATATACGTGGAACATCTGCGACAAGTCATCCAG gGTTACCTTATATTTTGGAGAAACGATTCGGCATCGTTTGTGGATCAAGTGCAGCTGAGTAACTTATTTAGTAATATTGAGGATATCTTCGAGTTCAACAG AGAGTTCCTGAAAGAGATAGAGGAATGTGGTCTGGATCCAGTCTGTGTGGCAAACACATTCATAAAGCACAAGtcaggatttaaagtgtataCAGAATATTGTACCAATTATCCAAG CACAGTTTCCGTTCTGACCGACCTCATGAGTCAGGAAAAGACTGCACACGCGTTCCGAGAAAGACAAGCAGCCCTAGGTCATGCATTACCTCTTGGATCCTTTCTTTTGAAACCTGTTCAAAGGATCCTCAAGTACCACTTACTTCTGGAG AATTTGTCAAAAGAGTATGCAGCAGACTGCGAGGTAAGAGAAAATGAGACTGAAGGTAGCAAGGCAATTGAGGCGGCACTGGCTGCTATGACTGACATTGCAAAGCACATAAATGCAATGAAACGAAGGCACGAGCACGCAGTGCGTGTTCAAGAGATCCAGTCCCTTTTGTACGGCTGGCCTGGTCCAGATTTAACGACTAGTGGGGAACTGGTAGCAGAAGGAAGATTCAGAATGCGGGGAGCCAAAGCTCCTAGGCACGCTTTCTTATTTGACCGCATGCTTTTACTCACTAAGAAAAAGGAGGATGGGCTTCTAGTCTACAAAGCTCACATTATG TGTTCGAATTTAATGCTCATTGAGAGCATACCAGGCGAACCACTTAGTTTCCACGTGATTCCTTTCGATAATCCCAGATTACAGTATACTCTTCAG GCACGAAACTTGGAACAGAAAAGAGAATGGACTTTACAGATAAAAAGGGTAATTTTGGAGAATTATAACGCGGTTATACCTTCGCATGCGAGACAATTGGTCTTGCAACTTGGCCAAACGCAACCAGAAG ACGACGCTTTGGCAGATAGAGGATCGGCGAAGAAGCAGCATTCTGCGCCTCCAGAGTATCTAGAGAAACGAAAacaggagaaagaaagacggAGATCTGAGACAGGACTTAGACAGAAATTCAAGAAAGGTGGCAGAAGGTCTGAGACTACAACTGAG GATTCTCCAGCATCGCCACGGAAAAATCAAAACGAGGATTCTAGTGAACAAGGATTTAAAACTTCAGACGGACGCGGATCAAAAGTCAAG GATCGCTTTACCGGTTGGAGGAGAAAATCAGAACCAGGTTTTCAATCTTATGTGTGCCTTAACCAGTCTGACGAAGAACAAAAAGAAGATACGGGTGATACGGGGTCTGCCACCGTTGAGACCGAGTGCGCGATTATCGAGAACGACAAGCACACGAACTCTCCACCACCTGAAACCAAAGAGAACAATGAACAGCAGACTCAAGCGCAAACAGTCGAGGAAATAGTTGGTCATATTCTCATGCAAAACCAGGAATTTCAAAAGCTCCTAGAGAAGCAGCGGACGAACAGCATAATCAACGTCAGACAGCAGCAACGTTTCAATAAACGTATATCTGCTGACACATCTGATGACAGTGACtcagaaaatacaaattatattgcaGACAATTCGGTTAACAACAGGATATCGCGTATTAGATCAGGTCATCGAGAACGGTTcattaaaacgaataatacTTGGAACTCGTTATCTTCTCCTCGTGATCATCAACCTACGCTACAATTGCTGTAtgataatttaaacaaaactgaaaataataaatcagtGGACAGTAATtcgaaaaacaaaattaatcttGTACAAGAGAAGAAAGCGTTGTTTGAAGCGTTCAAGAAACAGAGTATCGTGACAGAGAGTAAAGTTATCAAGACTGCGCTTAGGATAAGAGAAAATTCAAcatcgaggaacgaagaagCAACTCAACCACAAGCTAcgaaggaaaatgaaattcaaattgtAGAAAGCGACAAAGGAACGACTGAAAATGGCGAATGTACAACTGAAGTTAATCAAGAGGTTACCGAGTCTAACAAAGGTTTTGGAAACTATGATAACCTGCAACACGTGTGGGAAGGTCtgcaagaagagaaaagcttgGATGGAAATGACAGTCCGACTCGTCCGGCAGTCTGGTTAACCAAACTATGCGAAGGGTTGCCAACTTCGCCCCAAAAGTGTGGTTCTCTTCCACGTAGCTTCCAAATTCACCCTAATTCTAATCAGAACGTAACAAAGTCACGGTTCTTGCAGAGGGATGGCAAACCTATGAGCGAGAGACCATTTACCATAGCTTCAGACAAGCCAGCAGAGATTAACTTGGAGGACATGGAAAGGTATGCCTCTACATGTCAGCCAGAAGGAAGAATTGCCAAATTTCCGACTTCCGTTTCAACATCCACATCAACATTCTTTTGTTCATTGGACGATACATTGACAGACGCTTATTCAGAGATTCATATTTCATCCACCACCACAAACATACATCCTGATCATAAAATCTATAGGGCAAACACGAGTGGGAGCACCATATTCAAGAACGTCCTTTCTAAAGCTGGCAATCGTCTTCAAGGTCTGAGAAACACCATGAGCACAGAGACTCTAGAGTGTAGCGAAGAATTAGAGAGGACCAAGTACTTCCGTTCTTTGAGTACAGGTAAGTTAAAGAAGAAGAGCAAAATGAAGCATTCGAGGGAATCCTCTTCGGATGTGGAAGAGCTTGTAGGATGCACAGCAAGGGGGGTTTCGGATCTGAGAATCCCTTCGGTTTATTACAAACAGGGAAGCTCGAGTTTAGGTGCTCGGATCGCTCAGTCTGACTATGCGGATCCAAGTGTACTATTTTTCGAAAGCAAACGATTTCAGCAGGCGAATAGTCAGTCACAGACcaaggaagagaagaaagatgATGAAGAAAGTATAGAGAACCGAGAAAGTGAAACGGATAGTTTCTATGAAAGATCATTCGAGACGATTGAGAACTACGTAGATGCGGATGTTGACGACGCGTTCCGGGATAGTGCAATATTTAGCGATATCGAAGAGGTTCTGGTGGCCAGGCCACAATCGAGTCAGCCTCCCGAAGATTGCCCGCCATTTAAGAGCAAAGTGGCGCCACCGGTACCAGCGAAGAAGAAAACAGAGTCTATCACAGCGGTAAATCCCTCAGGACACAACGTTGCAACGACGAAATGCAAACCAAACGTGGCTCAGAAACCCGATTATTTGAAGGTTAAGTCGGTTTTCTTAAAGGGACAGCAAGAATCGGACTGTAAAATTCCGGCGAGATCTCCTGTGTCTGAAAGTGGAACGTATCATTGTTCTAAGAACAGTTTGCAGAGCAACTGCTCGTCAAACAGTGGTGAAGAGAACGACGATGTGTCGGCGGGACAGAGCCAAGCAGGTTGGGTAAGGAAGATAGTGGGTCAGTTGCAGGGTCACATTGAAACGTAA
- the Gefmeso gene encoding guanine nucleotide exchange factor in mesoderm isoform X4 has protein sequence MDSEADAETTAANAVDSDGSVSWEDFFGTSTDLVPQLLGMFDELARRGNGYTDHVVLPPACNIPAALQKRLSLVSHRGSIFGQFHPELSKPQPDDAMAEHPTSENTVVDIVVADDVTPEKENDALQTLENSQQENRSECTIEKKSYRRESNGLTPLRYNRRCRNAARPLSGSSVASSGSSSTSSSGCSNQGNQCTINPYLASVESLADTCASSQGSGDSGVVTVSEANCRIGDDGSDQRRNSGEEDPFNPLCHRPRYCDPHRNPMERVLLEIVDTEAIYVEHLRQVIQGYLIFWRNDSASFVDQVQLSNLFSNIEDIFEFNREFLKEIEECGLDPVCVANTFIKHKSGFKVYTEYCTNYPSTVSVLTDLMSQEKTAHAFRERQAALGHALPLGSFLLKPVQRILKYHLLLENLSKEYAADCEVRENETEGSKAIEAALAAMTDIAKHINAMKRRHEHAVRVQEIQSLLYGWPGPDLTTSGELVAEGRFRMRGAKAPRHAFLFDRMLLLTKKKEDGLLVYKAHIMCSNLMLIESIPGEPLSFHVIPFDNPRLQYTLQARNLEQKREWTLQIKRVILENYNAVIPSHARQLVLQLGQTQPEDDALADRGSAKKQHSAPPEYLEKRKQEKERRRSETGLRQKFKKGGRRSETTTEDSPASPRKNQNEDSSEQGFKTSDGRGSKVKDRFTGWRRKSEPGFQSYVCLNQSDEEQKEDTGDTGSATVETECAIIENDKHTNSPPPETKENNEQQTQAQTVEEIVGHILMQNQEFQKLLEKQRTNSIINVRQQQRFNKRISADTSDDSDSENTNYIADNSVNNRISRIRSGHRERFIKTNNTWNSLSSPRDHQPTLQLLYDNLNKTENNKSVDSNSKNKINLVQEKKALFEAFKKQSIVTESKVIKTALRIRENSTSRNEEATQPQATKENEIQIVESDKGTTENGECTTEVNQEVTESNKGFGNYDNLQHVWEGLQEEKSLDGNDSPTRPAVWLTKLCEGLPTSPQKCGSLPRSFQIHPNSNQNVTKSRFLQRDGKPMSERPFTIASDKPAEINLEDMERYASTCQPEGRIAKFPTSVSTSTSTFFCSLDDTLTDAYSEIHISSTTTNIHPDHKIYRANTSGSTIFKNVLSKAGNRLQGLRNTMSTETLECSEELERTKYFRSLSTGKLEFRCSDRSV, from the exons GAACAAGTACGGATCTGGTGCCCCAGCTGTTGGGGATGTTCGACGAGTTAGCTCGCCGGGGCAATGGCTATACCGACCACGTGGTACTTCCGCCTGCCTGCAACATACCAGCGGCACTACAGAAACGTTTGAGCCTGGTATCCCATCGAGGCTCCATATTCGGCCAGTTCCATCCTGAATTATCGAAACCTCAACCGGATGACGCTATGGCCGAGCATCCAACGTCAGAGAACACCGTGGTGGACATAGTCGTGGCTGATGACGTTACGCCTGAGAAAGAGAACGACGCGTTACAAACCCTGGAGAACAGCCAACAAGAGAATAGAAGCGAGTGTACGATAGAGAAGAAATCATATAGACGCGAAAGCAACGGTCTCACGCCACTTAGGTACAACAGACGATGCAGAAACGCTGCAAGACCGCTTTCTGGAAGCTCCGTTGCGTCCTCCGGAAGCTCGAGTACCTCCTCCAGTGGGTGCAGTAACCAGGGCAACCAGTGCACCATCAATCCTTATTTGGCGTCGGTTGAATCGCTGGCAGACACTTGCGCCAGCTCTCAAG GTTCTGGGGATAGTGGAGTGGTGACAGTTTCGGAGGCCAACTGTCGAATAGGAGATGATGGAAGtgatcaaagaagaaatagcgGAGAGGAGGATCCTTTCAATCCCCTGTGCCACAGGCCGCGTTATTGCGACCCCCATCGGAATCCTATGGAAAGGGTACTCCTTGAGATAGTCGACACCGAGGCGATATACGTGGAACATCTGCGACAAGTCATCCAG gGTTACCTTATATTTTGGAGAAACGATTCGGCATCGTTTGTGGATCAAGTGCAGCTGAGTAACTTATTTAGTAATATTGAGGATATCTTCGAGTTCAACAG AGAGTTCCTGAAAGAGATAGAGGAATGTGGTCTGGATCCAGTCTGTGTGGCAAACACATTCATAAAGCACAAGtcaggatttaaagtgtataCAGAATATTGTACCAATTATCCAAG CACAGTTTCCGTTCTGACCGACCTCATGAGTCAGGAAAAGACTGCACACGCGTTCCGAGAAAGACAAGCAGCCCTAGGTCATGCATTACCTCTTGGATCCTTTCTTTTGAAACCTGTTCAAAGGATCCTCAAGTACCACTTACTTCTGGAG AATTTGTCAAAAGAGTATGCAGCAGACTGCGAGGTAAGAGAAAATGAGACTGAAGGTAGCAAGGCAATTGAGGCGGCACTGGCTGCTATGACTGACATTGCAAAGCACATAAATGCAATGAAACGAAGGCACGAGCACGCAGTGCGTGTTCAAGAGATCCAGTCCCTTTTGTACGGCTGGCCTGGTCCAGATTTAACGACTAGTGGGGAACTGGTAGCAGAAGGAAGATTCAGAATGCGGGGAGCCAAAGCTCCTAGGCACGCTTTCTTATTTGACCGCATGCTTTTACTCACTAAGAAAAAGGAGGATGGGCTTCTAGTCTACAAAGCTCACATTATG TGTTCGAATTTAATGCTCATTGAGAGCATACCAGGCGAACCACTTAGTTTCCACGTGATTCCTTTCGATAATCCCAGATTACAGTATACTCTTCAG GCACGAAACTTGGAACAGAAAAGAGAATGGACTTTACAGATAAAAAGGGTAATTTTGGAGAATTATAACGCGGTTATACCTTCGCATGCGAGACAATTGGTCTTGCAACTTGGCCAAACGCAACCAGAAG ACGACGCTTTGGCAGATAGAGGATCGGCGAAGAAGCAGCATTCTGCGCCTCCAGAGTATCTAGAGAAACGAAAacaggagaaagaaagacggAGATCTGAGACAGGACTTAGACAGAAATTCAAGAAAGGTGGCAGAAGGTCTGAGACTACAACTGAG GATTCTCCAGCATCGCCACGGAAAAATCAAAACGAGGATTCTAGTGAACAAGGATTTAAAACTTCAGACGGACGCGGATCAAAAGTCAAG GATCGCTTTACCGGTTGGAGGAGAAAATCAGAACCAGGTTTTCAATCTTATGTGTGCCTTAACCAGTCTGACGAAGAACAAAAAGAAGATACGGGTGATACGGGGTCTGCCACCGTTGAGACCGAGTGCGCGATTATCGAGAACGACAAGCACACGAACTCTCCACCACCTGAAACCAAAGAGAACAATGAACAGCAGACTCAAGCGCAAACAGTCGAGGAAATAGTTGGTCATATTCTCATGCAAAACCAGGAATTTCAAAAGCTCCTAGAGAAGCAGCGGACGAACAGCATAATCAACGTCAGACAGCAGCAACGTTTCAATAAACGTATATCTGCTGACACATCTGATGACAGTGACtcagaaaatacaaattatattgcaGACAATTCGGTTAACAACAGGATATCGCGTATTAGATCAGGTCATCGAGAACGGTTcattaaaacgaataatacTTGGAACTCGTTATCTTCTCCTCGTGATCATCAACCTACGCTACAATTGCTGTAtgataatttaaacaaaactgaaaataataaatcagtGGACAGTAATtcgaaaaacaaaattaatcttGTACAAGAGAAGAAAGCGTTGTTTGAAGCGTTCAAGAAACAGAGTATCGTGACAGAGAGTAAAGTTATCAAGACTGCGCTTAGGATAAGAGAAAATTCAAcatcgaggaacgaagaagCAACTCAACCACAAGCTAcgaaggaaaatgaaattcaaattgtAGAAAGCGACAAAGGAACGACTGAAAATGGCGAATGTACAACTGAAGTTAATCAAGAGGTTACCGAGTCTAACAAAGGTTTTGGAAACTATGATAACCTGCAACACGTGTGGGAAGGTCtgcaagaagagaaaagcttgGATGGAAATGACAGTCCGACTCGTCCGGCAGTCTGGTTAACCAAACTATGCGAAGGGTTGCCAACTTCGCCCCAAAAGTGTGGTTCTCTTCCACGTAGCTTCCAAATTCACCCTAATTCTAATCAGAACGTAACAAAGTCACGGTTCTTGCAGAGGGATGGCAAACCTATGAGCGAGAGACCATTTACCATAGCTTCAGACAAGCCAGCAGAGATTAACTTGGAGGACATGGAAAGGTATGCCTCTACATGTCAGCCAGAAGGAAGAATTGCCAAATTTCCGACTTCCGTTTCAACATCCACATCAACATTCTTTTGTTCATTGGACGATACATTGACAGACGCTTATTCAGAGATTCATATTTCATCCACCACCACAAACATACATCCTGATCATAAAATCTATAGGGCAAACACGAGTGGGAGCACCATATTCAAGAACGTCCTTTCTAAAGCTGGCAATCGTCTTCAAGGTCTGAGAAACACCATGAGCACAGAGACTCTAGAGTGTAGCGAAGAATTAGAGAGGACCAAGTACTTCCGTTCTTTGAGTACAG GGAAGCTCGAGTTTAGGTGCTCGGATCGCTCAGTCTGA